The proteins below come from a single Tachysurus fulvidraco isolate hzauxx_2018 chromosome 13, HZAU_PFXX_2.0, whole genome shotgun sequence genomic window:
- the ugt5f1 gene encoding UDP glucuronosyltransferase 5 family, polypeptide F1, protein MTKKTSAAIWKIIITLTLAGSIHCGKVLVFPHDGSHWVNMNILIQELHNRGHNVTVIRAADSWYIKEQSPYYHSITIDFSVGVDKAFFRTFVSRQLEVRREGKPFWTRISLDMEMSAMFSEMHRKMCEMVICIIEDQKLIKSIRETDYDVMLTDPANGGGVVLAHFLNLPLVFNVRWTVHGEAHFAIAPSPASFVPFPLSMLTDKMTFFQRVYNVLFHLRLYFYKGIVGPHYRALCKRYFGPDVDYFELFQAADIWLMRVDFVFEFPRPTMPNVVYMSCFQCKPAKALPDDLQDFAESSGEHGIVVVSLGTLIGKLPDDITNEMAAALAKLPQKVIWRYTGKKPSTLGNNTLLRDWLPQNDLLGHPKTKLFVSHGGTNGILEAIYHGTPIVGLPLVFDQQDNLSRMKGKGVAQVIDIATLNQNMFLEAIQEVINEPTYGINMKRLSRLSRDTPIEPLDNAMFWIEFVMRHRGAAHLRTESYKMPWYAYHSVDVVVFLLSVASGTVFLIFALVQYVCCRSCRKKRVKQD, encoded by the coding sequence ATGACTAAAAAGACGTCTGCCGCCATTTGGAAAATCATCATCACCCTGACCTTGGCTGGCTCTATCCACTGCGGTAAGGTCCTGGTGTTCCCTCATGATGGCAGCCACTGGGTTAACATGAATATATTGATACAAGAGTTGCACAACCGAGGTCACAATGTCACGGTCATCAGAGCAGCTGACAGCTGGTACATCAAAGAGCAATCACCCTACTACCACTCCATAACCATCGACTTCTCAGTGGGGGTAGACAAAGCTTTCTTCCGCACCTTCGTCTCCAGGCAGCTAGAGGTTCGGCGAGAAGGAAAACCCTTTTGGACCAGAATCAGTCTGGACATGGAGATGTCAGCCATGTTTTCCGAAATGCACAGAAAGATGTGCGAAATGGTCATCTGTATAATCGAGGATCAAAAACTGATCAAGTCCATCAGAGAAACAGATTATGACGTGATGCTGACGGACCCTGCGAACGGCGGAGGAGTCGTGCTTGCGCATTTTCTGAACCTCCCGCTGGTTTTTAATGTCCGTTGGACAGTGCACGGAGAGGCGCATTTTGCGATCGCGCCCTCGCCTGCGTCGTTCGTTCCCTTTCCTTTATCCATGTTAACAGATAAGATGACGTTTTTTCAAAGGGTATATAACGTACTTTTCCATCTCAGACTCTACTTTTACAAGGGAATTGTAGGTCCTCATTACAGAGCTTTGTGTAAACGCTACTTTGGTCCAGATGTAGATTATTTTGAATTGTTCCAGGCAGCTGATATCTGGCTTATGAGAGTCGATTTCGTCTTTGAGTTCCCTCGCCCTACAATGCCCAACGTTGTTTACATGAGTTGCTTCCAATGCAAACCAGCGAAAGCCCTCCCTGATGATTTACAAGACTTTGCAGAAAGTTCCGGAGAGCACGGCATTGTCGTTGTGTCATTAGGAACGCTGATCGGAAAGCTCCCAGATGATATAACCAACGAAATGGCCGCCGCTCTCGCAAAGCTCCCTCAAAAAGTGATCTGGCGATACACAGGAAAGAAACCATCCACTCTCGGGAACAACACGTTACTTAGGGACTGGTTGCCACAGAACGATCTTCTCGGACATCCCAAGACGAAGCTTTTCGTGAGCCACGGCGGAACAAACGGGATTTTGGAAGCTATTTATCACGGTACTCCAATCGTTGGCCTACCTCTGGTTTTTGATCAACAAGACAATCTGTCGAGGATGAAAGGAAAAGGTGTAGCACAGGTCATAGATATAGCTACGCTAAATCAGAACATGTTTCTTGAGGCTATACAGGAGGTCATAAACGAGCCGACCTACGGTATAAACATGAAGAGGCTGTCCCGGCTTAGCAGAGACACACCCATAGAACCTCTGGACAACGCCATGTTCTGGATTGAGTTTGTTATGAGACACAGAGGTGCTGCTCATCTGCGGACCGAGTCATACAAAATGCCTTGGTATGCTTACCACAGTGTCgatgttgtagtgtttttgCTGTCAGTTGCATCAGGTACAGTCTTCTTAATCTTTGCTCTAGTCCAATACGTATGCTGCAGGTCATGTAGGAAGAAACGAGTAAAACAAGACTGA